Proteins encoded within one genomic window of Oncorhynchus keta strain PuntledgeMale-10-30-2019 chromosome 12, Oket_V2, whole genome shotgun sequence:
- the LOC118391059 gene encoding uncharacterized protein C11orf87 homolog: MTTKESENVGLSIPLCIYNGASQTNGTCMDQMDRFFQPFSSTFALMVLVAMIIGIILVSLAAFHFNKRRMKKRKIQRAQEEYERDNRSPSTKTKREPTRPSIIVRPSPPDSEHRPHSVLQNTSCHIQEDPGTLPIANKESELDMAHIEKGNGQVLETVILS, from the coding sequence ATGACAACCAAGGAGTCAGAGAATGTGGGTCTCTCCATACCACTGTGCATCTACAACGGGGCTTCCCAAACCAATGGCACCTGCATGGACCAAATGGACCGCTTCTTCCAGCCGTTCTCCTCTACCTTTGCGCTCATGGTGCTGGTGGCCATGATCATTGGGATAATATTGGTTTCCCTGGCAGCATTTCACTTTAacaagaggaggatgaagaagaggaagatcCAGCGTGCCCAGGAGGAATACGAGCGTGACAACCGCAGCCCCTCCACCAAGACGAAGAGAGAACCCACGAGACCATCCATTATTGTCCGACCGTCGCCTCCAGATAGTGAACACCGGCCACACTCCGTTCTCCAAAATACCAGTTGTCACATTCAGGAGGACCCTGGTACCTTACCCATTGCAAATAAAGAGTCAGAATTGGATATGGCACACATTGAGAAAGGAAATGGACAAGTCCTGGAAACGGTAATCTTGTCTTGA